In Parvularculales bacterium, one DNA window encodes the following:
- the grpE gene encoding nucleotide exchange factor GrpE, with amino-acid sequence MDNTTSSQSSSAPSSGGLDDESAVANEVKGEVKSGSADAPPDESAQEQDRSAGSQMAAGDDKEGADKNGTGKEGESPSGEPPDEDVPDEDAEDDVAALKEKLLRAMAEMENTRRRAERDRAEAWRFGIMKLARDILSVADNMERTLEAVRGQAEEGPDTVKMLVDGVEATRREFLSIMERHGVKPVNPKGERFDPNFHEALFEMPGTDLPAGHVVEVVRVGYVLEDRLLRAAQVGVANAESTGDDSTEDDRTKDESASIGSGNNDNSESNES; translated from the coding sequence ATGGACAACACAACTTCTTCCCAATCTTCCTCTGCACCTTCTTCAGGCGGGCTTGACGATGAAAGCGCCGTCGCCAATGAGGTGAAAGGGGAGGTGAAAAGCGGGTCGGCGGATGCTCCGCCTGATGAGAGCGCACAGGAGCAGGACCGGAGTGCCGGGTCTCAAATGGCGGCCGGCGATGACAAAGAGGGTGCAGACAAGAATGGCACCGGCAAAGAAGGGGAGTCACCATCAGGCGAACCGCCGGATGAGGATGTCCCGGATGAAGATGCCGAGGACGATGTTGCCGCCCTGAAAGAAAAACTACTGCGGGCCATGGCTGAGATGGAAAACACCCGCCGTCGTGCCGAGCGCGACAGGGCTGAAGCGTGGCGTTTTGGTATTATGAAACTGGCCCGCGATATTTTATCTGTTGCGGATAATATGGAGCGTACGCTTGAGGCGGTGCGGGGTCAGGCTGAGGAGGGGCCGGATACTGTGAAGATGCTGGTTGATGGCGTAGAGGCCACCCGGCGGGAGTTTTTATCTATTATGGAGCGTCACGGGGTGAAGCCTGTTAATCCGAAAGGCGAGCGGTTTGATCCTAATTTTCATGAAGCCCTGTTTGAAATGCCGGGAACGGATCTGCCGGCAGGTCACGTTGTAGAAGTAGTGCGTGTCGGTTATGTGCTTGAGGACAGGCTTTTGCGTGCCGCTCAGGTGGGGGTTGCAAATGCCGAAAGCACCGGGGACGATAGTACTGAGGATGACAGGACTAAGGACGAGAGTGCAAGTATCGGCAGCGGTAATAATGATAATTCTGAGAGCAATGAATCCTGA
- the hrcA gene encoding heat-inducible transcriptional repressor HrcA translates to MRPKSVTIRDLNERSRVIFRQIVETYLETGSPVGSRLVSRDSIVSLSPASVRSIMADLEDMGLLFSPHVSAGRLPTDAGLRLFVDSLMEVSNLTTEEQARIEGHLTGAGNNVDDILNEALSLLSGLSHCASLVLAPRQNVGLKHIEFVPVEADRALVVVVTEEGQVENRLIDVPKGLPPAMLVEAANFLNRHLRSGSFEEARSRIRQEMKTQRSELDELTQRVIEAGLATWAGVQKSGKAGEGESLDKTLIVSGHSRLLEDVTAMEDLERVQYLLDDLDRKEDFIKLLELSERAGGIRIFIGSESSLFSLSGSSMIVSPYCNADRRIIGALGVIGPTRLNYARIIPVVDFAAGMIGRLSR, encoded by the coding sequence ATGAGGCCGAAATCTGTCACAATCCGGGATTTGAATGAACGCTCACGGGTGATATTCCGCCAGATTGTAGAAACCTATCTGGAGACCGGTTCTCCGGTAGGCTCACGTCTTGTGAGCCGCGATTCTATCGTCTCGCTGTCACCGGCTTCCGTTCGCAGTATTATGGCGGATTTAGAGGATATGGGGTTGTTATTCTCGCCTCACGTAAGTGCCGGCCGTCTGCCTACCGATGCCGGCTTACGGCTGTTCGTGGATAGTCTGATGGAAGTCAGCAACCTCACCACGGAGGAGCAGGCCCGCATTGAGGGTCATCTTACGGGGGCTGGCAATAATGTTGACGATATTCTCAATGAGGCTCTGAGTTTGCTTTCGGGTTTAAGTCATTGCGCCAGTCTTGTTCTGGCACCCAGACAGAACGTTGGTTTGAAGCATATAGAGTTTGTGCCTGTGGAGGCAGACCGGGCTCTGGTTGTTGTTGTGACGGAAGAAGGACAGGTGGAAAATCGCTTAATTGATGTGCCAAAGGGCTTGCCGCCTGCTATGTTGGTGGAAGCCGCTAATTTTCTCAACCGGCATTTGCGGAGTGGTAGTTTTGAGGAGGCTCGTTCGCGCATTCGTCAGGAGATGAAAACACAACGTTCAGAATTGGATGAACTAACGCAGCGGGTCATAGAGGCGGGGTTGGCGACATGGGCAGGTGTTCAGAAATCGGGCAAGGCGGGGGAAGGGGAGTCTCTTGATAAAACGCTGATTGTCAGCGGACACTCCCGTCTTTTGGAGGATGTCACGGCTATGGAAGACCTTGAGCGGGTCCAGTATCTTTTGGATGATTTAGATCGCAAGGAGGATTTCATTAAACTACTGGAATTGTCCGAACGTGCAGGAGGCATCCGGATTTTCATCGGCTCTGAATCGTCATTGTTTTCATTGTCAGGATCATCAATGATCGTAAGCCCCTATTGCAATGCCGATAGACGCATCATTGGTGCTCTGGGAGTGATCGGGCCTACCCGGTTGAATTATGCGCGTATTATTCCGGTGGTAGATTTTGCCGCCGGCATGATAGGCCGCCTGTCGCGATGA
- the rdgB gene encoding RdgB/HAM1 family non-canonical purine NTP pyrophosphatase, translated as MPRIFSGDQLVVASHNQGKIKEIDDLLTPHGVSGVSAATLGLPEPEETGTTFKENAILKARAAASLSGLPALGDDSGLSATALDGAPGLYSARWAGPQRNFDDAMARLWQEVEKTKNPDHSAHFTSALALVWPDHHVEVFEGYVHGVLVWPPRGGKGFGYDPMFQPESHSVTFGEMSPDERQTISHRARAFHDLIHACFTLRAP; from the coding sequence ATGCCGCGTATTTTTTCCGGCGATCAACTCGTTGTGGCCAGCCATAACCAGGGTAAAATTAAAGAGATCGATGATCTCTTAACACCTCATGGCGTATCCGGCGTATCAGCAGCCACCCTCGGGCTGCCCGAGCCGGAAGAGACCGGCACGACATTTAAGGAAAACGCCATACTGAAAGCACGGGCAGCGGCTTCTCTTTCGGGGCTTCCGGCGCTGGGGGATGATTCCGGCTTGTCTGCAACTGCCCTTGACGGGGCCCCCGGATTATACTCTGCGCGGTGGGCAGGACCACAGCGCAACTTTGACGATGCCATGGCGCGTTTGTGGCAAGAAGTCGAGAAAACCAAAAACCCCGATCACAGTGCCCACTTTACAAGCGCTCTGGCTCTTGTCTGGCCTGATCATCACGTAGAAGTTTTTGAAGGATATGTTCACGGCGTTCTTGTCTGGCCTCCACGGGGGGGAAAAGGGTTTGGGTATGATCCCATGTTTCAGCCTGAGAGCCATAGTGTAACTTTTGGCGAAATGTCGCCCGATGAAAGACAGACCATCTCTCACCGCGCCCGTGCTTTTCACGATTTGATTCATGCATGCTTCACCCTCCGCGCACCTTAA
- the hemW gene encoding radical SAM family heme chaperone HemW yields the protein MHASPSAHLNGIPLGIYIHWPFCRSICPYCDFNVHKERSIDQQQWRDALLREIDHTASLIGAHNIGAHNRVVQSVFFGGGTPSLMPPQTVAGILDHIAHIWPVAENIEISLEANPDGMNTALLKDFQSAGINRISLGVQALDDDALRFLGRRHTATQALEAVRLSRRIFDTVSMDLIYGRPQQSLADWEGELQRALAEKTDHLSLYQLTIEPRTPFYRSRERGRLAMPDEDRLADLFEITREICAAANMPAYEISSHGQEVNRCRHNLTYWNGGEYAGIGPGAHGRIEYDNRRFATRTILSPDAWLARVESAGHGLEVIEPLNGDVCGQELIMMGLRLTEGVCLKKYTRLTGKPLNARLVEKLMKDGLIWQQENRLGATLRGVLVLDNIIATLLADSDYLNP from the coding sequence ATGCATGCTTCACCCTCCGCGCACCTTAATGGCATCCCTTTGGGGATTTATATTCACTGGCCCTTTTGCCGGTCTATTTGCCCCTATTGCGATTTTAACGTCCACAAGGAGCGCTCCATCGACCAGCAACAATGGCGGGATGCCTTGTTGCGGGAAATTGACCATACAGCCTCCCTTATCGGAGCGCACAATATCGGAGCGCATAATCGCGTGGTGCAGAGCGTTTTTTTCGGGGGCGGCACGCCATCTCTGATGCCGCCGCAGACGGTGGCGGGCATTTTGGACCATATCGCCCATATCTGGCCGGTAGCAGAAAATATTGAAATCTCTCTGGAGGCTAATCCGGACGGTATGAACACCGCGCTCCTTAAAGATTTTCAAAGTGCAGGCATAAACCGTATTTCTCTTGGGGTACAAGCTCTTGATGATGATGCGTTACGTTTTTTGGGACGCCGCCATACGGCGACCCAGGCCCTTGAAGCCGTGCGCTTATCCAGAAGAATATTTGACACTGTATCCATGGACCTTATATATGGACGGCCTCAACAAAGTTTAGCTGACTGGGAGGGGGAACTCCAACGTGCTCTTGCTGAAAAAACAGACCATCTTTCTCTCTATCAACTGACCATAGAGCCGCGCACACCCTTTTACCGTTCCCGTGAGCGCGGACGTCTTGCCATGCCCGACGAAGACCGATTGGCGGATTTATTTGAAATCACCCGCGAGATCTGCGCTGCCGCCAACATGCCTGCTTATGAAATATCCAGCCATGGTCAGGAGGTCAACCGGTGTCGGCATAATCTTACCTATTGGAACGGTGGCGAGTATGCCGGTATAGGCCCCGGGGCCCACGGACGCATTGAATATGACAACCGGCGCTTTGCCACCCGCACCATATTGTCACCGGATGCGTGGCTTGCCCGTGTGGAGAGCGCCGGACACGGACTTGAAGTAATAGAGCCTTTAAATGGAGATGTATGCGGACAAGAACTCATCATGATGGGGTTGCGGCTTACGGAGGGCGTTTGCCTGAAGAAATACACCCGTCTGACCGGCAAGCCTCTTAATGCCCGCTTGGTAGAAAAACTGATGAAGGACGGCCTCATTTGGCAACAAGAAAATCGCCTCGGGGCAACTCTGCGAGGCGTTTTGGTTCTGGATAACATTATTGCTACCCTCTTAGCCGACAGCGACTATCTTAACCCCTGA
- a CDS encoding penicillin-binding protein activator, which translates to MDFSPSICLLRRVSVLAFITGVVLAGCTSPLSSPTPATQTSEGPATTSALVSSPEAIGQGGRVRMVLLLPLSAQDDSVRRTATAMLDAAQMALFEANLSTLVLKTADTRGTPDGARYAAEEAVRAGADIILGPLLSGVTGVVADVARPHGIPVMAFSSDKEIAGNGVYLMGFPPEQDVDRIIRFAVSENLYNFAAFVPEDRYGMRVAQVFEEEVVRVGGSVAALQTYPRVDIDELLEAVRWFSYYDVRQKRLEEERSRLEEQRLRLEEISQLEAYQPVQENSRPEAYRLEVGGQEYEQGQNLFASATTLEEIDKTLEELEDRETLGQPPYQALLLPEGREEIHAIAPLFPYFDVDPREVQFMGTGLWDSDNSLLKVPPLKGGWYPAPPQGPREDFERRYTGIFGYAPPRSAILAYDALQMVAALYRMRPRKETFGAPRFSAADITHEEGFSGIGGDFKFYPDGLINRALAVYEIRPDGVHMIAEPEFSEAQAFLARPPVSARPQADFQGLR; encoded by the coding sequence ATGGATTTTTCCCCGTCTATTTGTCTCTTACGTCGCGTATCGGTTCTTGCGTTTATTACGGGTGTGGTGCTGGCGGGTTGCACCTCCCCTCTATCGTCTCCTACACCGGCTACACAAACTTCCGAGGGTCCGGCGACGACCTCCGCTCTTGTTTCTTCACCGGAGGCGATAGGTCAGGGGGGTAGAGTGCGCATGGTTCTTTTGCTACCGTTGAGTGCGCAGGATGACTCTGTTCGGCGCACTGCTACGGCGATGTTAGACGCCGCTCAAATGGCTCTGTTTGAGGCTAACCTGTCCACCCTTGTGTTAAAAACTGCGGATACGCGAGGAACGCCGGACGGTGCACGCTATGCAGCGGAAGAGGCGGTGCGTGCGGGTGCGGATATTATTTTGGGACCATTGCTCTCTGGCGTGACGGGCGTTGTTGCCGATGTTGCGCGTCCTCATGGAATTCCTGTGATGGCATTTTCTTCTGATAAAGAAATAGCCGGTAATGGTGTTTATTTGATGGGCTTTCCTCCGGAGCAGGATGTAGATCGTATTATTCGTTTTGCTGTTAGTGAGAATTTGTATAATTTTGCGGCGTTTGTTCCGGAAGATCGTTATGGAATGCGTGTTGCTCAGGTGTTTGAAGAAGAGGTAGTGCGGGTGGGGGGTAGTGTTGCAGCATTACAGACCTACCCTCGTGTAGATATTGATGAACTACTGGAGGCTGTACGCTGGTTCTCTTATTACGATGTGCGTCAGAAGCGTCTGGAAGAAGAGCGCTCGCGTCTGGAAGAACAGCGCTTGCGTCTGGAAGAAATCTCTCAACTGGAGGCGTATCAACCGGTGCAGGAAAACTCTCGACCGGAGGCGTATCGACTGGAAGTTGGTGGGCAGGAGTATGAACAGGGGCAAAATCTCTTTGCCTCTGCTACCACCCTTGAAGAAATTGATAAAACTCTTGAGGAACTTGAAGATCGTGAGACCCTTGGACAGCCGCCCTATCAGGCACTCTTGCTACCGGAAGGAAGAGAAGAAATTCACGCCATAGCACCGTTATTTCCTTATTTTGATGTTGACCCCCGCGAGGTTCAGTTTATGGGCACGGGGTTATGGGATTCTGATAATTCTCTTCTAAAGGTGCCACCCCTGAAGGGGGGATGGTATCCGGCTCCACCTCAGGGTCCTCGGGAAGATTTTGAGCGCCGCTATACGGGAATCTTTGGCTATGCGCCGCCGCGTTCGGCGATCCTCGCTTATGATGCTCTTCAGATGGTAGCCGCTCTCTATAGAATGCGCCCTAGGAAGGAAACATTCGGTGCGCCTCGCTTTTCCGCCGCAGATATTACCCATGAGGAAGGATTTAGCGGGATTGGAGGTGATTTTAAATTTTATCCTGATGGTTTGATAAATCGGGCGCTGGCGGTTTACGAAATCCGCCCCGATGGTGTTCATATGATAGCTGAACCTGAATTTTCAGAAGCTCAGGCCTTTCTTGCAAGACCGCCCGTGTCCGCAAGACCGCAAGCCGATTTTCAGGGGTTAAGATAG
- a CDS encoding tyrosine recombinase XerC, with the protein MRTITDRLTPQTPTSTRALLTDWLGWLENERRFSPATVESYGRDAVDFFTFLADHLSEPVNPSMLASLEASDFRAFLTRRRDQGVSSRSLARTLSGLRSFFGFLVQSESMVPDNVALAALKRLSSPRLARTLPRPLTPEAAKALVSMEDKTGNGNDTENNTPNRQSQDDPKDHKKPQWIIARNSAVLLLLYGCGLRLGEALSLTADVLPLGDSLMIRGKGGKERLVPIIPVVREAVAEYAALCPFALETGSALFRGARSGALGPRAVQAVVAKARARLSLPPSATPHALRHSFATHLLSAGGDLRTIQELLGHASLSSTQIYTAVDDQHLLTVYNKAHPRA; encoded by the coding sequence ATGCGCACCATCACCGACAGGCTTACGCCCCAGACCCCTACTTCCACACGGGCTTTGCTGACAGACTGGCTCGGCTGGCTTGAAAATGAACGCCGGTTTAGCCCCGCCACCGTTGAATCCTATGGCCGGGATGCGGTGGATTTTTTCACTTTTCTGGCGGACCACCTCAGTGAACCCGTAAACCCTTCTATGCTAGCCTCTCTGGAGGCTTCTGATTTTAGAGCCTTTCTTACCCGTCGCCGTGATCAGGGAGTGTCCAGCCGGTCGCTGGCCCGCACTCTTTCGGGTTTGCGTTCCTTTTTTGGATTTCTCGTTCAGAGTGAATCAATGGTGCCAGACAATGTCGCTCTTGCAGCCCTGAAGAGACTATCTTCTCCCCGACTGGCCCGTACCCTCCCCCGCCCCCTAACCCCCGAGGCAGCCAAAGCTCTTGTTAGTATGGAAGACAAAACGGGAAACGGAAACGACACGGAGAATAATACGCCAAACCGGCAAAGTCAGGATGACCCAAAAGATCACAAAAAACCTCAATGGATAATTGCCCGCAACAGTGCCGTTCTTTTGTTGCTGTATGGGTGTGGATTGCGATTGGGGGAAGCCCTATCCCTAACAGCAGACGTATTACCTCTGGGGGATAGTTTGATGATCCGTGGCAAGGGTGGCAAAGAGCGTCTTGTCCCCATCATACCGGTGGTGCGCGAGGCCGTTGCAGAGTATGCAGCGCTTTGTCCTTTTGCACTTGAAACAGGCAGTGCTTTGTTTAGAGGTGCACGTAGCGGTGCTCTGGGGCCCCGTGCGGTTCAGGCTGTTGTAGCCAAAGCGCGAGCGCGTCTTAGCCTACCCCCCAGTGCTACCCCCCATGCCTTACGCCACAGTTTCGCTACACATCTTTTAAGTGCCGGAGGTGATTTGCGAACCATTCAGGAATTATTGGGGCACGCGAGTCTCTCCAGCACCCAGATATATACTGCCGTAGACGACCAACATCTTCTTACTGTCTACAATAAAGCTCACCCTAGGGCGTGA
- the lpdA gene encoding dihydrolipoyl dehydrogenase produces MTETSESSVFDLIVIGSGPGGYVCAVRAAQLGMTVACIDKRGVPGGTCLNVGCIPSKALLHASEFYEEAAHMDAMGVAVDGVRLDLIRMMAFKDEGITGNTKGVEFLFNKNKVDDIRGNARIVAPGRVEVLFTDGTRRELTAGRIVIATGSDVAPLPGIEIDEKRIVSSTGALSLEKVPEHLLVVGGGYIGLELGSVWRRLGAQVTVVEFLDRITPGMDGEISRQFQRLLKRQGMKFELGTKVNAIEKRDGDLAIHVEPATGGETRVLEADVALISIGRIAYTGGLGLEDVGVRLDDRGRVETDAHFKTSVDGIYAIGDVIAGPMLAHKAEDEGVAVAEHLAGQWSHVNYDVIPGVVYTAPEVAAVGQTEEQLKNAGVIYKAGKFPFTANGRAKVNRTTDGFVKILADAETDRVLGVHIMGVDAGNMIAEAAIAMEFGACSEDIARTCHAHPTLTEAVKEAALDVEKRAIHM; encoded by the coding sequence ATGACTGAGACTTCCGAATCATCGGTGTTTGATTTAATTGTTATAGGTTCGGGCCCGGGCGGTTATGTATGTGCTGTGCGGGCAGCGCAGTTGGGGATGACGGTTGCCTGTATAGACAAACGCGGCGTACCGGGTGGAACTTGCCTCAATGTGGGGTGCATTCCTTCAAAGGCGCTGTTGCATGCATCTGAATTCTACGAGGAAGCGGCTCATATGGATGCTATGGGTGTGGCCGTGGATGGTGTCAGGCTTGATTTAATCAGGATGATGGCTTTCAAGGATGAAGGAATTACGGGCAATACGAAGGGCGTCGAGTTTTTATTTAATAAAAACAAGGTAGACGATATACGAGGGAACGCTCGTATTGTGGCACCGGGCCGTGTTGAGGTTCTTTTTACAGATGGTACGCGCCGCGAGTTGACTGCCGGACGTATTGTTATTGCAACAGGGTCTGATGTAGCCCCGCTACCGGGTATTGAGATTGATGAGAAACGCATTGTTTCCTCTACGGGTGCCTTATCTCTTGAGAAAGTACCGGAACATCTGCTGGTGGTGGGTGGCGGCTATATCGGCCTTGAACTGGGGTCTGTGTGGCGTCGTTTAGGGGCTCAGGTGACGGTGGTTGAGTTTTTAGATCGCATCACACCCGGCATGGATGGCGAGATCTCCCGCCAGTTTCAGCGCCTCCTGAAACGTCAGGGTATGAAGTTTGAATTAGGCACAAAGGTTAATGCTATTGAAAAACGTGATGGTGATTTGGCGATTCATGTAGAGCCTGCTACAGGGGGCGAGACGCGGGTGCTGGAAGCCGATGTGGCGCTGATTTCTATAGGGCGCATTGCCTATACCGGTGGTTTGGGGTTGGAGGATGTGGGCGTGCGCCTTGATGACAGGGGTCGTGTGGAAACGGATGCTCACTTCAAAACCAGCGTGGATGGGATATATGCCATAGGGGATGTGATTGCCGGACCTATGTTGGCGCACAAGGCAGAAGATGAAGGAGTCGCGGTGGCCGAGCATCTGGCCGGTCAGTGGTCTCATGTAAACTATGACGTCATTCCGGGGGTTGTATATACGGCACCGGAGGTGGCTGCTGTTGGCCAGACAGAGGAGCAGTTAAAAAATGCGGGTGTAATTTACAAAGCAGGCAAGTTTCCCTTTACTGCTAATGGCCGCGCTAAGGTGAATCGCACCACGGATGGTTTTGTTAAGATTTTGGCAGATGCCGAAACGGATCGCGTTTTGGGTGTTCACATCATGGGAGTTGATGCCGGTAATATGATAGCGGAAGCGGCTATCGCCATGGAGTTTGGGGCGTGTTCGGAAGATATTGCGCGCACGTGCCATGCACATCCTACTCTTACGGAAGCTGTCAAAGAGGCCGCTCTCGACGTGGAAAAACGTGCCATCCACATGTAA
- the odhB gene encoding 2-oxoglutarate dehydrogenase complex dihydrolipoyllysine-residue succinyltransferase → MTKEIRVPALGESVTEATVAQWFKQPGDAVTADEPLVELETDKVTVEVPAPASGVLSAIDVADGETVEVGTLLGSLTEGEVPEAAPPASLTPAPEAPSSSPATPSAPPSGSSEVPLPPSARRLVEENNVDAAAIQGTGKGGRVVKQDVMDAIAAGVRAESAARGGGVSIPSVPVDESALEERVPMSRLRQTIASRLKAAQETAAILTTFNEVDMSALQAIRSEYRDLFEKKHGVRLGYMSFFVRACVAALEEVPSVNASIDNNEIIYRRYCHIGIAVATDKGLVVPVLRNAQSMGLADIEKSIGDFGHRAREGSLSMDDLQGGTFSISNGGVFGSLMSTPILNTPQSGILGMHRVQDRPVVVDGNIVVRPMMYLALSYDHRLVDGREAVTFLVRIKENLEDPHRLLLSL, encoded by the coding sequence ATGACTAAAGAAATCCGTGTCCCTGCGTTGGGTGAGTCGGTTACCGAGGCCACTGTAGCGCAATGGTTTAAACAACCGGGCGATGCTGTTACGGCAGATGAACCCCTTGTGGAGTTGGAAACTGATAAGGTGACTGTAGAGGTTCCGGCTCCGGCATCCGGCGTTTTGTCTGCTATTGATGTGGCCGACGGTGAGACGGTAGAAGTGGGAACATTGCTGGGTTCTCTGACGGAAGGAGAGGTGCCTGAAGCAGCACCTCCCGCATCATTAACACCTGCTCCTGAGGCTCCTTCATCATCCCCGGCAACGCCGTCTGCGCCCCCATCAGGCTCTTCTGAGGTGCCTCTGCCGCCCTCTGCACGGCGCTTAGTGGAAGAAAATAATGTGGATGCCGCCGCCATTCAGGGCACCGGCAAAGGTGGACGTGTGGTTAAACAAGACGTCATGGATGCCATCGCTGCCGGTGTTCGCGCCGAGAGTGCTGCGAGGGGCGGTGGAGTTTCTATCCCCTCCGTGCCCGTTGATGAGTCCGCCCTGGAAGAGCGTGTCCCTATGTCACGGTTGCGTCAGACGATTGCATCCCGTCTCAAGGCTGCTCAGGAAACGGCAGCTATTCTTACGACATTTAATGAAGTTGATATGAGCGCGTTGCAGGCGATACGTTCGGAATATCGGGATTTATTTGAAAAAAAACATGGCGTACGACTTGGTTATATGAGTTTCTTCGTACGCGCATGCGTGGCAGCTCTTGAGGAGGTTCCCTCAGTGAATGCCTCTATTGATAATAATGAGATTATCTATCGTCGTTATTGTCATATAGGTATTGCGGTAGCCACTGATAAAGGCCTTGTTGTGCCGGTACTGCGGAATGCTCAATCTATGGGTCTGGCGGATATAGAAAAATCCATAGGTGACTTTGGGCATCGTGCCCGTGAAGGAAGCCTTTCTATGGATGATTTGCAGGGCGGTACGTTCAGCATATCTAATGGTGGTGTTTTTGGGTCCTTGATGTCTACGCCGATTTTGAATACACCCCAGTCAGGTATTTTGGGGATGCATCGTGTGCAGGATCGTCCGGTTGTGGTGGACGGAAATATTGTTGTGCGACCCATGATGTATTTGGCCCTTTCTTATGATCACCGACTTGTAGATGGGCGTGAAGCGGTAACGTTTTTAGTGCGGATTAAGGAAAACCTTGAAGATCCTCACCGCTTGCTCCTGAGTTTGTGA